One Mercenaria mercenaria strain notata chromosome 12, MADL_Memer_1, whole genome shotgun sequence DNA segment encodes these proteins:
- the LOC123533983 gene encoding uncharacterized protein LOC123533983 isoform X1 produces the protein MVPKLLRSCFFAVTCFIQLSSLSLAQGPPKSACRPIADVIFLLDGSDSISEQEFSEQLQFVRSFVQLSDISPESIRVGLTVVSSTIGDEFPLSLNSTKENLVQVLNSLNQPQEGSRTDLGLVEMEQLFNRHARRGVLRIGVILTDGRAKYVRATEGEARVIKDAGVFLIAVGVGRLIKFTELEKIASTKRNAYNLEPIAESTKYLADTVNFLGKEACTGHILVNELDMKPPGRASGSSMAKKPVQTLTSKAPSLTTIPAVQIADYSLIDLNTLTGGVSGHNVMGDMLKANSLMQIKNTFDVKMEPFEALKSIKSKIPIPQPAEQLKDVLQTKFAGPNINIQMLGPSNTKMPYVSYKMGDGQRSFTRFTAPHLVNTPSPFSINRTTPSKTTTSAAINIPVINTTPKSPPTTIAVTKSHAKVVQSREQSPTPSETADMIIKSLTASKNTFNDFLLDMGPANGVTPKVKPTIDIFPEITPTRGVGVEFQGPTAAETLAFLKQEITPPRTYEEHMNPIFQMFDVTDPNRNTNLRTKAVTVQPTTTTVSPKEAYKRAEMAAMRDRCSKGRFVDGIAYISKPGTCSEFLQCYKEANDLHVRIARCPFETFFDDVHSVCRHHEQLTCLTDPCVDTTVTSYDHPGSCRAYWHCERRRSRPACCPSGTSYVPGFGCARNATCSDTCMDFGNLNQVIHASKCKLLAMDADPHFFFEHVAGMGWVVRTCAQGSKFDQILCKCKGANEIIVDVCKPELYMDFQGGLVDVSGNNLAMGIYNVELDGGTGAFFGKSHLKLWRFSGMSLGQHVTISFRFRISVTAKKGRLMHIVSNCCYSCGAEPQPSLDIAIIPADQGGVAVFSTTTKEAGEIFLFVPFKDTFTGWNKLEYRYDGQSIRGTVNGQSAQKNIVGNILGRSEPLLIGSCGVSNAYDGFLDEFKFYMCNP, from the exons ATG gtTCCTAAACTGCTCAGGTCATGTTTTTTCGCCGTTACATGTTTCATCCAATTGTCATCCTTATCTCTTGCCCAGGGACCACCAAAGTCAG CATGTCGACCAATCGCAGATGTCATATTTCTTTTGGATGGATCGGACAGTATATCCGAGCAGGAATTTAGTGAACAGCTTCAATTTGTACGAAGTTTTGTCCAACTTTCTGACATCAGTCCGGAATCGATACGTGTCGGCTTGACTGTAGTCAGTAGTACCATTGGCGACGAGTTCCCGCTATCGCTAAACTCAACAAAAGAAAACTTGGTGCAAGTACTTAACAGTTTAAACCAACCACAGGAGGGGAGCAGGACCGATCTTGGATTGGTGGAAATGGAACAATTATTTAACAGACATG CAAGACGTGGTGTGTTACGTATTGGGGTCATTCTAACAGACGGACGGGCCAAATATGTCCGGGCAACTGAGGGTGAAGCACGAGTTATAAAAGACGCTGGCGTCTTTCTAATCGCCGTCGGTGTTGGTAGACTTATCAAG TTCACTGAATTAGAGAAAATCGCATCAACAAAAAGAAATGCATACAATTTGGAACCAATTGCTGAGTCAACTAAATACCTCGCTGACACTGTCAACTTCCTCGGCAAGGAGGCGTGCACAG GTCATATACTTGTAAACGAGTTAGACATGAAGCCCCCAGGAAGGGCTTCCGGAAGTAGCATGGCAAAAAAGCCAGTGCAGACTTTAACGAGTAAAGCACCATCATTAACAACTATACCGGCAGTGCAGATAGCAGATTATTCACTGATTGATTTGAACACTTTAACTGGTGGAGTCAGTGGACATAATGTTATGGGTGATATGCTTAAAGCAAACAGTCTTATGCAAATAAAGAACACATTCGACGTAAAAATGGAGCCATTTGAAGCACTGAAATCCATAAAGTCTAAAATTCCAATACCACAGCCTGCAGAACAACTAAAAGATGTTTTACAAACAAAGTTTGCAGGACCAAATATCAATATTCAGATGTTAGGGCCCTCAAATACAAAAATGCCGTATGTTTCCTACAAGATGGGTGATGGACAGAGATCTTTCACAAGGTTTACGGCTCCTCATTTAGTAAACACTCCATCTCCTTTTTCGATCAACCGCACAACGCCCTCGAAGACCACAACGTCTGCGGCTATAAACATCCCCGTTATTAACACTACGCCAAAGTCGCCACCTACAACAATAGCCGTCACTAAATCTCATGCAAAAGTCGTGCAGTCCCGAGAACAAAGTCCAACACCAAGCGAGACAGCGGATATGATCATTAAGTCACTGACTGCCAgtaaaaacacatttaatgattttcttcTGGATATGGGTCCCGCGAATGGAGTCACACCTAAAGTAAAACCTACTATAGATATTTTTCCCGAAATCACTCCTACGAGGGGTGTTGGTGTTGAATTTCAAGGACCGACCGCTGCTGAAACTTTAGCATTCCTTAAACAGGAAATCACACCCCCGAGAACCTATGAGGAACACATGAACccaatttttcaaatgtttgacgTCACAGACCCAAATAGAAATACTAACTTGAGAACAAAAGCAGTGACTGTCCAACCAACTACGACGACAGTATCACCAAAAGAAGCCTATAAGAGGGCAGAAATGGCCGCCATGAGAG ATCGTTGCTCAAAAGGACGTTTTGTAGATGGTATTGCGTACATATCTAAGCCGGGAACATGTTCTGAATTTTTGCAATGTTACAAAGAAGCTAATGACTTACACGTTCGGATCGCTAGATGTCCTTTCGAAACCTTCTTTGATGACGTACACTCTGTATGTAGACATCACGAACAACTTACGTGTTTGACag aTCCGTGTGTCGACACTACTGTAACATCCTACGATCATCCGGGCAGCTGTCGTGCATACTGGCATTGCGAAAGAAGAAGGTCCAGACCCGCATGCTGTCCATCCGGTACATCATACGTCCCTGGGTTTGGATGTGCACGTAATGCCACGTGTTCAGACACGTGCATGGATTTCGGAAACCTTAATCAAGTCATACATGCAT CAAAGTGCAAGCTGCTGGCAATGGATGCTGATCCTCATTTTTTCTTCGAGCACGTGGCCGGCATGGGATGGGTAGTGCGCACGTGCGCACAGGGGTCAAAATTTGATCAGATCCTTTGTAAATGTAAAGGGGCAAATGAAATTATAGTGGATG tgtGCAAGCCAGAGTTGTACATGGACTTCCAGGGTGGACTAGTAGATGTTTCAGGGAACAATCTCGCTATGGGTATATACAATGTCGAGTTGGACGGCGGCACGGGAGCATTCTTTGGGAAATCTCATCTGAAGCTGTGGCGATTTTCTGG AATGTCTCTGGGACAGCACGTGACTATTAGTTTCCGGTTCCGGATAAGCGTTACAGCGAAAAAGGGCAGGTTGATGCACATAGTTTCGAACTGCTGTTACAGTTGTGGAGCTGAACCACAGCCGTCACTGGATATTGCTATAATTCCTGCGGACCAAGGAGGCGTGGCCGTGTTCAGCACTACGACAAAAGAAGCTGGGGAAATATTCTTATTTGTACCCTTTAAAGACACT TTTACAGGTTGGAATAAATTAGAGTACAGATACGATGGTCAGAGTATACGAGGTACAGTAAATGGACAATCTGCACAGAAAAACATAGTCG gcaACATACTGGGTAGGTCCGAGCCTTTGTTGATCGGATCATGCGGGGTATCAAATGCTTACGACGGATTTCTAGATGAG TTCAAGTTCTACATGTGTAACCCCTGA
- the LOC123533983 gene encoding uncharacterized protein LOC123533983 isoform X2, which translates to MVPKLLRSCFFAVTCFIQLSSLSLAQGPPKSACRPIADVIFLLDGSDSISEQEFSEQLQFVRSFVQLSDISPESIRVGLTVVSSTIGDEFPLSLNSTKENLVQVLNSLNQPQEGSRTDLGLVEMEQLFNRHARRGVLRIGVILTDGRAKYVRATEGEARVIKDAGVFLIAVGVGRLIKFTELEKIASTKRNAYNLEPIAESTKYLADTVNFLGKEACTGHILVNELDMKPPGRASGSSMAKKPVQTLTSKAPSLTTIPAVQIADYSLIDLNTLTGGVSGHNVMGDMLKANSLMQIKNTFDVKMEPFEALKSIKSKIPIPQPAEQLKDVLQTKFAGPNINIQMLGPSNTKMPYVSYKMGDGQRSFTRFTAPHLVNTPSPFSINRTTPSKTTTSAAINIPVINTTPKSPPTTIAVTKSHAKVVQSREQSPTPSETADMIIKSLTASKNTFNDFLLDMGPANGVTPKVKPTIDIFPEITPTRGVGVEFQGPTAAETLAFLKQEITPPRTYEEHMNPIFQMFDVTDPNRNTNLRTKAVTVQPTTTTVSPKEAYKRAEMAAMRDRCSKGRFVDGIAYISKPGTCSEFLQCYKEANDLHVRIARCPFETFFDDVHSVCRHHEQLTCLTDPCVDTTVTSYDHPGSCRAYWHCERRRSRPACCPSGTSYVPGFGCARNATCSDTCMDFGNLNQVIHALCKPELYMDFQGGLVDVSGNNLAMGIYNVELDGGTGAFFGKSHLKLWRFSGMSLGQHVTISFRFRISVTAKKGRLMHIVSNCCYSCGAEPQPSLDIAIIPADQGGVAVFSTTTKEAGEIFLFVPFKDTFTGWNKLEYRYDGQSIRGTVNGQSAQKNIVGNILGRSEPLLIGSCGVSNAYDGFLDEFKFYMCNP; encoded by the exons ATG gtTCCTAAACTGCTCAGGTCATGTTTTTTCGCCGTTACATGTTTCATCCAATTGTCATCCTTATCTCTTGCCCAGGGACCACCAAAGTCAG CATGTCGACCAATCGCAGATGTCATATTTCTTTTGGATGGATCGGACAGTATATCCGAGCAGGAATTTAGTGAACAGCTTCAATTTGTACGAAGTTTTGTCCAACTTTCTGACATCAGTCCGGAATCGATACGTGTCGGCTTGACTGTAGTCAGTAGTACCATTGGCGACGAGTTCCCGCTATCGCTAAACTCAACAAAAGAAAACTTGGTGCAAGTACTTAACAGTTTAAACCAACCACAGGAGGGGAGCAGGACCGATCTTGGATTGGTGGAAATGGAACAATTATTTAACAGACATG CAAGACGTGGTGTGTTACGTATTGGGGTCATTCTAACAGACGGACGGGCCAAATATGTCCGGGCAACTGAGGGTGAAGCACGAGTTATAAAAGACGCTGGCGTCTTTCTAATCGCCGTCGGTGTTGGTAGACTTATCAAG TTCACTGAATTAGAGAAAATCGCATCAACAAAAAGAAATGCATACAATTTGGAACCAATTGCTGAGTCAACTAAATACCTCGCTGACACTGTCAACTTCCTCGGCAAGGAGGCGTGCACAG GTCATATACTTGTAAACGAGTTAGACATGAAGCCCCCAGGAAGGGCTTCCGGAAGTAGCATGGCAAAAAAGCCAGTGCAGACTTTAACGAGTAAAGCACCATCATTAACAACTATACCGGCAGTGCAGATAGCAGATTATTCACTGATTGATTTGAACACTTTAACTGGTGGAGTCAGTGGACATAATGTTATGGGTGATATGCTTAAAGCAAACAGTCTTATGCAAATAAAGAACACATTCGACGTAAAAATGGAGCCATTTGAAGCACTGAAATCCATAAAGTCTAAAATTCCAATACCACAGCCTGCAGAACAACTAAAAGATGTTTTACAAACAAAGTTTGCAGGACCAAATATCAATATTCAGATGTTAGGGCCCTCAAATACAAAAATGCCGTATGTTTCCTACAAGATGGGTGATGGACAGAGATCTTTCACAAGGTTTACGGCTCCTCATTTAGTAAACACTCCATCTCCTTTTTCGATCAACCGCACAACGCCCTCGAAGACCACAACGTCTGCGGCTATAAACATCCCCGTTATTAACACTACGCCAAAGTCGCCACCTACAACAATAGCCGTCACTAAATCTCATGCAAAAGTCGTGCAGTCCCGAGAACAAAGTCCAACACCAAGCGAGACAGCGGATATGATCATTAAGTCACTGACTGCCAgtaaaaacacatttaatgattttcttcTGGATATGGGTCCCGCGAATGGAGTCACACCTAAAGTAAAACCTACTATAGATATTTTTCCCGAAATCACTCCTACGAGGGGTGTTGGTGTTGAATTTCAAGGACCGACCGCTGCTGAAACTTTAGCATTCCTTAAACAGGAAATCACACCCCCGAGAACCTATGAGGAACACATGAACccaatttttcaaatgtttgacgTCACAGACCCAAATAGAAATACTAACTTGAGAACAAAAGCAGTGACTGTCCAACCAACTACGACGACAGTATCACCAAAAGAAGCCTATAAGAGGGCAGAAATGGCCGCCATGAGAG ATCGTTGCTCAAAAGGACGTTTTGTAGATGGTATTGCGTACATATCTAAGCCGGGAACATGTTCTGAATTTTTGCAATGTTACAAAGAAGCTAATGACTTACACGTTCGGATCGCTAGATGTCCTTTCGAAACCTTCTTTGATGACGTACACTCTGTATGTAGACATCACGAACAACTTACGTGTTTGACag aTCCGTGTGTCGACACTACTGTAACATCCTACGATCATCCGGGCAGCTGTCGTGCATACTGGCATTGCGAAAGAAGAAGGTCCAGACCCGCATGCTGTCCATCCGGTACATCATACGTCCCTGGGTTTGGATGTGCACGTAATGCCACGTGTTCAGACACGTGCATGGATTTCGGAAACCTTAATCAAGTCATACATGCAT tgtGCAAGCCAGAGTTGTACATGGACTTCCAGGGTGGACTAGTAGATGTTTCAGGGAACAATCTCGCTATGGGTATATACAATGTCGAGTTGGACGGCGGCACGGGAGCATTCTTTGGGAAATCTCATCTGAAGCTGTGGCGATTTTCTGG AATGTCTCTGGGACAGCACGTGACTATTAGTTTCCGGTTCCGGATAAGCGTTACAGCGAAAAAGGGCAGGTTGATGCACATAGTTTCGAACTGCTGTTACAGTTGTGGAGCTGAACCACAGCCGTCACTGGATATTGCTATAATTCCTGCGGACCAAGGAGGCGTGGCCGTGTTCAGCACTACGACAAAAGAAGCTGGGGAAATATTCTTATTTGTACCCTTTAAAGACACT TTTACAGGTTGGAATAAATTAGAGTACAGATACGATGGTCAGAGTATACGAGGTACAGTAAATGGACAATCTGCACAGAAAAACATAGTCG gcaACATACTGGGTAGGTCCGAGCCTTTGTTGATCGGATCATGCGGGGTATCAAATGCTTACGACGGATTTCTAGATGAG TTCAAGTTCTACATGTGTAACCCCTGA